The following proteins are co-located in the Molothrus ater isolate BHLD 08-10-18 breed brown headed cowbird chromosome 29, BPBGC_Mater_1.1, whole genome shotgun sequence genome:
- the GATAD2B gene encoding transcriptional repressor p66-beta gives MDRMTEDALRLNLLKRSLEPAEEREDVLAKRLKMEGHEAMERLKMLALLKRKDLAGLEVPHELPVKPDGIKGYEEKLNGSLRPHGDGRSAARPGKENINDEPVDMSARRSDQDRGRLTPSPDIIVLSDNEASSPRSSSRMEERLKAANLEMFKGKSLEERQQLIKQLRDELRLEEARLVLLKKLRQSQLQKENVVQKTPVVQNAASIVQPSPAHVGQQGLSKIPSRPGAQGVEPQNLRTLQGHSVIRSAASSALPHMLMSQRVIAPSPAQLQGQRGPQKPGLVRSSTPGMSPAINYQPQSGSSVPCQRSSSSAIYMNLASHMQPGSVARVSSPLPSPSALSDAANSQAAAKLALRKQLEKTLLEIPPPKPPAPLLHFLPSAANSEFIYMVGLEEVVQSVIDSQGKSAPAVPRVEPFVCAQCRTDFTPHWKQEKGGRILCEQCQTSNQKKALKAEHTNRLKNAFVKALQQEQEIEQRLQQQAALSPTAAPAVPSVGKQDGILRHHTLRQAPQPQSSLQRGIPTSARSMLSNFAQAPQLSVAGGLLGMPGVNIAYLNAGIGGHKASSLADRQREYLLDMIPPRSISQSISGQK, from the exons aTGGACCGCATGACGGAGGACGCGCTGCGCCTGAACCTGCTCAAGCGGAGCCTGGAGCCGGCGGAGGAGCGCGAGGACGTCCTGGCCAAGAGGCTGAAGATGGAGGGACACGAGGCCATGGAGAGGCTGAAGATGCTGGCACTGCTCAAGCGCAAGGACCTGGCGGGGCTGGAGGTGCCCCACGAGCTCCCGGTGAAGCCGGACGGGATCAAGGGCTACGAGGAGAAGCTCAACGGGAGCCTGAGGCCCCACGGGGACGGGCGGAGCGCGGCCCGGCCGGGCAAGGAGAACATCAACGACGAGCCCGTGGATATGAGCGCCAGGAGGAG TGACCAGGACCGGGGCAGGTTGACCCCGTCCCCGGACATCATCGTCCTGTCGGACAACGAGGCCTCCAGCCCCCGCTCCAGCTCCCGCATGGAGGAGCGGCTCAAGGCGGCCAACCTGGAGATGTTCAAG GGGAAGagcctggaggagaggcagcagctgatcAAGCAGCTCCGGGACGAGCTGCGGCTGGAGGAGGCCCGGCTGGTGCTCCTCAAGAAGCTGCGGCAGAGCCAGCTCCAGAAGGAAAACGTGGTGCAGAAG ACCCCCGTTGTCCAGAACGCCGCGTCCATCGTGCAGCCGTCCCCCGCCCACGTGGGACAGCAGGGCCTGTCCAAGATCCCCTCCCGGCCCGGAGCTCAGGGGGTGGAGCCGCAGAATTTAAGGACATTACAG GGCCACAGCGTGATCCGCTCGGCcgccagctcagccctgccccacaTGTTGATGTCCCAGCGCGTCatcgcccccagccccgcccagctccagggccagcGCGGGCCCCAGAAACCCGGCCTGGTCCGCAGCTCCACGCCCGGGATGAGCCCTGCCATCAACTACCAGCCG CAATCGGGCTCCTCGGTGCCGTGCCAGCGCTCGTCCTCCTCCGCCATCTACATGAACCTCGCGTCGCACATGCAGCCGGGCTCGGTGGCCCGCGtgtcctcccctctccccagccccagcgctCTCTCGGACGCCGCCAACTCCCAGGCCGCGGCCAAGCTGGCGCTGCgcaagcagctggagaagacGCTGCTGGAGATCCCTCCCCCGAAACCGCCGGCGCCGCTCCTGCACTTCCTGCCCAGCGCCGCCAACAGCGAGTTCATCTACatggtggggctggaggaggtggTGCAGAGCGTCATCGACAGCCAAG GGAAGAGCGCCCCGGCGGTGCCGCGCGTGGAGCCGTTCGTGTGCGCGCAGTGCCGCACGGACTTCACGCCGCACTGGAAGCAGGAGAAGGGCGGGCGGATCCTGTGCGAGCAGTGCCAGACCTCCAACCAGAAGAAGGCGCTCAAGGCCGAGCACACGAATCGCCTCAAGAACGCCTTCGTCaaggccctgcagcaggagcag gagATCGAGCAgcggctgcagcagcaggctgccCTGTCCCCCACGGCCGCGCCCGCCGTGCCCAGCGTGGGCAAACAGGACGGGATCCTGCGGCACCACACGCTCCGGCAG GCCCcgcagccccagagcagcctccagcGCGGGATCCCCACCTCCGCCCGCTCCATGCTCTCCAACTTCGCCCAGGCCCCGCAGCTCTCCGTGGCCGGGGGGCTCCTGGGAATGCCAG GGGTGAACATCGCCTACCTGAACGCCGGCATCGGGGGCCACAAAGCGTCGAGCCTGGCGGACCGGCAGCGGGAATACCTGCTGGATATGATCCCGCCCCGCTCCATATCCCAGTCCATCAGCGGGCAGAAATAG
- the SLC27A3 gene encoding long-chain fatty acid transport protein 3: protein MALAAALGALGALGGLLGGLLGALALGGLPGAPGPALGALLAALGALLAALGALLALQRLLRPHLWADLAFALRALRVRRRARGGPGGCVASRFLRAARAAPARPFLRGRHGAEPLGRAARSVARVANALRALRAPPRPGDTVGLLVGNEPRFVWGWFGLAALGARPAFLGTALRPAGLRHCLRGCGARALLVADDLFGSVEPLLPSLREDGVAVWVLGAGPYPEGVVALQELLDAASEELQPEEVWEPEDMNDTCLYIFTSGTTGLPKAARVSHLKAIMCLSFYELVGASSKDVVYLALPLYHMAGSLLGIVGCLGIGATCVLKEKFSASHFWEDCRAEGVTVFQYIGELCRYLVNQPQRPGERQHGLRLAVGSGLRPDVWRSFQRRFGPVRIVETYGMSEGNVTLFNYTGTPGAVGRCSFIYKLFSPFEVVRYDVAAGAPERDRNGRCIRARTGETGLLIAPVTPRTPFLGYAGSRELSEQKLLRGVFAEGDEFFNTGDLVEQDREQFVRFRDRTGDTFRWKGENVATTEVTEALLAHESLQDATVYGVTVPGHEGRAGMAALVLRPGRSLDGPGLYRHLEQLLPPYARPRFLRLREGLDMTETFKQQKVRLARDGCDPAQVPEPLFVLDEAARAFVPLDPERWQRLQDGRIRI from the exons ATGGCGCTGGCGGCGGCGCTGGGGgcgctgggggctctgggggggctcctgggggggCTCCTGGGGGCGCTGGCTCTGGGGGGGCTCCCGGgggctcccggccccgctctgGGGGCGCTGCTGGCGGCTCTGGGGGCGCTGCTGGCGGCTCTGGGGGCGCTGCTGGCGCTGCAGCGGCTGCTCCGGCCGCACCTCTGGGCCGACCTGGCGTTCGCGCTGCGGGCGCTGCGGGtgcggcggcgggcgcggggcggccccgggggctGCGTGGCCTCCCGGTTCCTGCGGGCGGCCCGGGCGGCCCCGGCTCGGCCGTTCCTGCGGGGCCGGCACGGAGCGGAGCCGctggggcgggcggcgcggagCGTGGCGCGGGTGGCGAACGCGCTGCGGGCGCTGCGGGCCCCGCCGCGGCCCGGGGACACCGTGGGGCTCCTGGTGGGCAACGAGCCCCGATTCGTGTGGGGCTGGTTCGGGCTGGCGGCGCTCGGAGCCCGCCCGGCCTTCCTGGGCACGGCGCTGCGCCCCGCGGGGCTCCGGCACTGCCTGAGAGGCTGCGGGGCGAGGGCGCTGCTGGTGGCGGACG ACCTGTTCGGCTCGGTGGAGccgctcctgcccagcctgcgGGAGGACGGGGTCGCCGTGTGGGTGCTGGGAGCGGGGCCGTACCCGGAGGGCGTCGTGgcgctgcaggagctgctggacgCGGCCTCCGAGGAGCTGCAGCCCGAGGAGGTTTGGGAGCCCGAGGACATGAACGACACCTGCCTCTACATCTTCACCTCGGGCACCACCG GCCTCCCCAAAGCCGCCCGCGTGTCCCACCTCAAGGCCATCATGTGCCTGAGCTTCTACGAGCTGGTGGGAGCCTCCAGCAAGGACGTGGTgtacctggcactgcccctctACCACATGGCCGGGTCCCTGCTGGGCATCGTGGGCTGCCTGGGCATCG GAGCCACGTGTGTGCTGAAGGAGAAGTTCTCGGCCAGCCACTTTTGGGAGGATTGCCGCGCCGAGGGCGTCACGGTGTTCCAGTACATCGGGGAGCTCTGCCGGTACCTGGTGAACCAGCCCCAG CGGCCCGGGGAGCGGCAGCACGGGCTCCGGCTGGCCGTGGGCAGCGGGCTCCGGCCCGACGTGTGGCGGAGCTTCCAGCGGCGCTTCGGGCCCGTGCGGATCGTGGAGACCTACGGGATGAGCGAGGGCAACGTGACCCTGTTCAACTACACCGGCACCCCCGGCGCCGTGGGCCGATGCAGCTTCATCTACAAG ctcttCTCCCCGTTCGAGGTCGTTCGCTACGACGTCGCCGCCGGAGCTCCGGAACGGGACCGGAACGGGCGCTGCATCCGCGCCAGGACGG GTGAGACGGGGCTCCTGATCGCGCCGGTGACCCCCAGGACGCCGTTCCTGGGCTACGCGGGCAGCCGGGAGCTCTCGGAGCAGAAATTGCTCCGCGGGGTTTTCGCCGAGGGCGACGAATTCTTCAACACCGGGGACCTGGTGGAGCAGGACCGGGAGCAGTTCGTGCGCTTCCGGGACCGCACCGGGGACACCTTCAG GTGGAAAGGTGAGAACGTGGCCACCACCGAGGTGACCGAGGCGCTGCTGGCCCACGAGTCCCTGCAGGACGCCACCGTCTACGGGGTCACCGTGCCAG GACACGAGGGCCGGGCCGGGATGGCCGCTCTCGTTCTCCGCCCCGGCCGCTCCCTGGACGGCCCCGGGCTCTACcggcacctggagcagctcctgccgcCCTACGCACGGCCCCGATTCCTGCGGCTGCGG gaggggctggacaTGACCGAGACCTTCAAGCAGCAGAAGGTGCGGCTGGCGCGGGACGGCTGCGACCCCGCGCAGGTGCCGGAGCCGCTGTTCGTGCTGGACGAGGCCGCCCGAGCCTTCGTCCCGCTGGACCCCGAGCGCTGGCAGCGCCTCCAGGACGGCCGGATCCGGATCTGA